From one Lycium barbarum isolate Lr01 chromosome 6, ASM1917538v2, whole genome shotgun sequence genomic stretch:
- the LOC132644796 gene encoding subtilisin-like protease SBT3, which translates to MGFPYSFHLLFFSWFVSAHIFCFLAIAQRSTYIVHLDKSLMPNVFPDHHHWHTSTIDSIKAVVPSSVDRFHSAPKLVYSYDNVFHGFSAVLSKDELAALKKLPGFISAYKDRTVEPQTSHTSDFLKLNPSSGLWPASGLGQDVIIGVLDSGIWPESASFQDDGMPEIPKRWKGICKPGTQFNTSTCNRKLIGANYFNKGILANDPTVNISMNSARDTDGHGTHVASIAAGNFAKGVSHFGYAPGTARGVAPRARLAVYKFSFNEGTFTSDLIAAMDQAVADGVDMISISYGFRFIPLYEDSISIASFGAMMKGILVSASAGNRGPGIGSLNNGSPWILCVASGHTDRTFAGTLTLGNGLKIRGWSLFPARGLVKDSTVIYNKTLSDCSSEELLSQVEGPERTIIICDDNGDFSDQMRIVTRARLNAAIFISQDPGVFRSATFPNPGVVINKKEGKQVINYVKNSVAPTASITFQETYLDVKPAPVVAASSARGPSRSYLGISKPDILAPGVLILAAYPPNVLATTIGANIELSSDYILESGTSMAAPHAAGIAAMLKAAHPDWSPSAIRSAMMTTADHLDNTRKPIKDSDDNNAATPLDMGAGHVDPNRALDPGLVYDATPQDYVNLLCSLNFTEEQFKTIARSSANHNCSNPSADLNYPSFIALYSLEGNFTLLEQKFRRTVTNVGQGAATYKAKLKAPKNSTISVSPQTLVFKNKNEKQSYTLTIRYIGDEGQSRNVGSITWVEENGNHSVRSPIVTSPIIEVW; encoded by the coding sequence ATGGGGTTCCCTTACtcttttcatcttctcttcttttcatggtTTGTTTCTGCTCATATATTCTGTTTCTTGGCTATAGCACAGAGATCCACTTACATTGTCCATTTGGACAAATCCTTAATGCCTAATGTCTTTCCTGATCACCATCATTGGCATACTTCCACTATTGATTCCATCAAAGCTGTTGTTCCTTCATCAGTAGACAGATTCCACTCTGCTCCAAAACTTGTTTATTCTTATGATAATGTGTTTCATGGATTCAGTGCTGTTTTGTCCAAAGATGAACTGGCTGCTTTGAAGAAGTTACCAGGTTTTATTTCAGCTTATAAAGATAGAACCGTGGAACCTCAAACTTCCCACACATCTGATTTCCTCAAACTCAATCCTTCATCTGGTCTATGGCCAGCTTCTGGTTTAGGCCAAGATGTGATCATTGGAGTTCTTGACTCTGGCATTTGGCCCGAATCTGCAAGTTTCCAAGATGATGGTATGCCTGAAATCCCCAAAAGGTGGAAGGGAATTTGCAAGCCAGGCACACAGTTTAACACTTCAACATGCAACAGAAAACTCATTGGGGCTAATTACTTCAATAAGGGAATTTTGGCTAATGATCCCACAGTGAACATTTCCATGAATTCTGCCAGGGATACTGATGGTCATGGCACACATGTAGCTTCAATTGCTGCTGGGAATTTCGCCAAAGGTGTTTCCCATTTTGGATATGCACCAGGAACAGCGAGAGGTGTTGCTCCACGAGCTAGGCTAGCTGTGTACAAGTTTAGCTTTAATGAAGGAACCTTTACTTCAGATTTAATTGCTGCTATGGATCAAGCTGTTGCAGATGGTGTTGATATGATATCCATTTCTTATGGGTTCCGTTTCATTCCCTTGTATGAAGATTCTATTTCCATTGCTTCTTTTGGAGCTATGATGAAGGGAATTCTAGTTTCAGCTTCAGCTGGAAATCGAGGTCCAGGGATTGGAAGTTTAAACAACGGATCTCCATGGATCTTGTGCGTGGCATCAGGCCACACTGACCGGACATTTGCAGGAACTTTGACTTTGGGCAATGGCTTAAAAATTAGAGGATGGAGCCTATTTCCTGCAAGAGGCTTAGTCAAGGATTCAACGGTGATTTACAACAAGACTCTATCTGATTGCAGTTCAGAAGAGTTGCTATCACAAGTAGAAGGTCCCGAGCGCACCATCattatatgtgatgataatgggGATTTCTCCGATCAAATGCGTATTGTCACACGAGCAAGACTTAACGcagccatctttatttctcaagATCCAGGAGTCTTCAGGTCTGCTACATTTCCCAACCCTGGAGTTGTGATTAACAAAAAGGAAGGGAAACAAGTCATCAATTATGTAAAAAATAGTGTTGCTCCCACAGCCAGCATCACGTTCCAAGAGACCTATCTGGATGTAAAGCCAGCACCGGTTGTTGCTGCATCCTCCGCACGAGGCCCCTCCAGAAGCTACTTGGGAATTTCAAAGCCAGATATATTGGCACCAGGGGTGCTGATTCTTGCAGCATATCCGCCAAATGTACTTGCTACAACTATTGGGGCGAACATAGAATTGTCCAGTGATTACATTCTTGAATCAGGCACATCCATGGCTGCACCACATGCAGCTGGAATTGCAGCAATGCTAAAAGCCGCGCATCCTGACTGGAGTCCTTCAGCTATTCGCTCTGCCATGATGACAACAGCTGATCATTTGGACAACACTCGCAAACCTATTAAAGACTCTGACGATAACAACGCAGCCACACCCCTAGACATGGGAGCAGGGCACGTTGATCCCAACAGAGCTCTTGATCCCGGCCTAGTATATGATGCTACTCCACAAGATTACGTAAATCTTCTATGCTCTTTGAATTTCACAGAAGAGCAATTCAAGACGATTGCAAGATCATCAGCCAACCACAACTGCTCAAATCCATCAGCTGATCTCAATTACCCATCATTCATTGCATTGTACAGCCTTGAGGGCAACTTCACCTTGTTGGAGCAGAAATTCAGGAGGACAGTCACAAATGTTGGTCAAGGTGCAGCTACTTATAAGGCTAAGTTAAAAGCTCCCAAGAACTCTACAATTTCAGTGTCACCACAAACTTTGGTGTTCAAGAACAAAAATGAGAAGCAAAGTTATACTTTGACAATTCGCTATATAGGTGATGAGGGTCAAAGTAGAAACGTTGGATCGATCACTTGGGTTGAAGAGAATGGTAACCATTCTGTTAGGAGCCCTATAGTGACATCTCCCATTATTGAGGTCTGGTAA
- the LOC132644795 gene encoding subtilisin-like protease SBT3 codes for MHCVVTQRSNMGFPYSLHLLFLSWFLSAHMFCFLAIAQRSTYIVHLDKSLMPNVFADHHHWHTSTIDSIKASVPSSVDRLHFAPKLVYSYDNVFHGFSAVLSKDELEALKQLPGFISAYKDRTVEPQTTHTSDFLKLNPSSGLWPASGLGQDVIIGVLDSGIWPESASFQDDGMPEIPKRWKGICKPGTQFNTSTCNRKLIGANYFNKGILANDPTVNISMNSARDTGGHGTHVASIAAGNFAKGVSHFGYAPGTARGVAPRARLAVYKFSFNEGTFTSDLIAAMDQAVADGVDMISISYGFRFIPLYEDSISIASFGAMMKGILVSASAGNRGPGIGSLNNGSPWILCVASGHTDRTFAGTLTLGNGLKIRGWSLFPARGLVKDSTVMYNKTLSDCSSEELLSQIEDPERTIIICDYNADEDGFGFSSQMRFVTRARLKAGIFISEDPGVLRSATFPNPGVVINKKEGKQVINYVKNSITPTASITFQETYLDVKPAPVVAASSARGPSRSYLGISKPDILAPGVLILAAYPPNVLATTIGANIELSSDYNLESGTSMAAPHAAGIAAMLKAAHPDWSPSAIRSAMMTTADPLDNTRKPIKDSDDNNAATPLDMGAGHVDPNRALDPGLVYDATPQDYVNLLCSLNFTEEQFKTIARSSANHNCSNPSADLNYPSFIALYSLEGNFTLLEQKFRRTVTNVGQGAATYKAKLKAPKNSTISVSPQTLVFKKKNEKQSYTLTIRYIGDEGQSRNVGSITWVEENGNHSVRSPIVTSPIIEVW; via the coding sequence ATGCATTGTGTAGTCACACAAAGATCTAATATGGGGTTTCCTTATtctcttcatcttctcttccttTCATGGTTTCTTTCTGCTCATATGTTCTGTTTCTTAGCTATAGCACAGAGATCCACTTACATTGTCCATTTGGACAAATCCTTAATGCCTAATGTCTTTGCTGATCACCATCATTGGCATACTTCCACTATTGATTCAATCAAAGCTTCTGTTCCTTCATCAGTAGACAGATTACActttgctccaaaacttgttTACTCTTATGACAATGTGTTTCATGGTTTCAGTGCTGTTTTGTCCAAAGATGAACTAGAAGCTTTGAAGCAGTTACCTGGTTTCATTTCGGCTTATAAAGATAGAACTGTGGAACCTCAAACTACCCATACATCTGATTTCCTCAAGCTCAATCCTTCATCTGGTCTATGGCCAGCTTCTGGTTTAGGCCAAGATGTGATTATTGGAGTTCTTGACTCTGGCATCTGGCCCGAATCTGCAAGTTTCCAAGATGATGGTATGCCTGAAATCCCCAAAAGGTGGAAGGGAATTTGCAAGCCAGGCACACAGTTTAACACTTCAACATGCAACAGAAAACTCATTGGGGCTAATTACTTCAATAAGGGAATTTTGGCTAATGATCCCACAGTGAACATTTCCATGAATTCTGCCAGGGATACTGGTGGTCATGGCACACATGTAGCTTCAATTGCTGCTGGGAATTTCGCCAAAGGTGTTTCCCATTTTGGATATGCACCAGGAACAGCAAGAGGTGTTGCTCCACGAGCTAGGCTAGCTGTGTACAAGTTTAGCTTTAATGAAGGAACCTTTACTTCAGATTTAATTGCTGCTATGGATCAAGCTGTTGCAGATGGTGTTGATATGATATCCATTTCTTATGGGTTCCGTTTCATTCCCTTGTATGAAGATTCTATTTCCATTGCTTCTTTTGGAGCTATGATGAAGGGAATTCTAGTTTCAGCTTCAGCTGGAAATCGAGGTCCAGGGATTGGAAGTTTAAACAACGGATCTCCATGGATCTTGTGCGTGGCATCAGGCCACACTGACCGGACATTTGCAGGAACTTTGACTTTGGGCAATGGCTTAAAAATTAGGGGATGGAGCCTATTTCCTGCAAGAGGCTTAGTGAAGGATTCAACGGTGATGTACAACAAGACTCTATCTGATTGCAGTTCGGAGGAATTGCTATCTCAAATTGAAGATCCCGAACGTACCATCATCATCTGTGATTATAATGCAGATGAAGATGGTTTTGGTTTCTCTAGTCAAATGCGTTTTGTCACTCGAGCAAGACTTAAAGCAGGCATCTTTATTTCTGAGGATCCAGGAGTGCTCAGGTCTGCTACATTTCCCAACCCAGGAGTTGTGATTAACAAAAAGGAAGgaaaacaagtcatcaattatGTAAAAAATAGTATTACTCCCACAGCCAGCATCACGTTCCAAGAGACCTATCTGGATGTAAAGCCAGCACCGGTTGTTGCTGCATCCTCCGCACGAGGCCCCTCCAGAAGCTACTTGGGAATTTCAAAGCCAGATATATTGGCACCAGGAGTGCTGATTCTTGCAGCATATCCGCCAAATGTACTTGCTACAACTATTGGGGCGAACATAGAATTGTCCAGTGATTACAATCTTGAATCAGGCACATCCATGGCTGCACCACATGCTGCTGGAATTGCAGCAATGCTAAAAGCCGCGCATCCTGATTGGAGTCCTTCAGCTATTCGCTCTGCCATGATGACAACAGCTGATCCTTTGGACAACACTCGCAAACCTATTAAAGACTCTGATGATAACAACGCAGCCACACCCCTAGACATGGGAGCAGGGCACGTTGATCCCAACAGAGCTCTTGATCCCGGCTTAGTATATGATGCTACTCCACaagattatgtaaatcttctatGCTCTCTGAATTTCACAGAAGAGCAATTCAAGACGATTGCAAGATCATCAGCCAACCACAATTGCTCAAATCCATCAGCTGATCTCAATTACCCATCATTCATTGCATTGTACAGCCTTGAGGGCAACTTCACCTTGTTGGAGCAGAAATTCAGGAGGACAGTCACAAATGTTGGTCAAGGTGCAGCTACTTATAAGGCTAAGTTAAAAGCTCCCAAGAACTCTACAATTTCAGTGTCACCACAAACTTTggtgttcaagaaaaaaaatgagaAGCAAAGTTATACTTTGACAATTCGCTATATAGGTGATGAGGGTCAAAGCAGAAACGTTGGATCGATCACTTGGGTTGAAGAGAATGGTAACCATTCTGTTAGGAGCCCTATAGTGACATCTCCCATTATTGAGGTCTGGTAA